The following coding sequences are from one Methanobrevibacter olleyae window:
- a CDS encoding manganese efflux pump MntP yields MDILSTLLIAIALAMDAFSVSLTKGFMLKKITKIQALWYAIFFGGFQSLMPILGWLGGIQLEWLITTFAPWIAFILLLLIGSNMIRESFSNEEESEENSDKFSFKELTLLAIATSIDAFAVGITYAVLKTDILIPITMIGIVAFIFTIIGLYLGKKIGNYFGDKFEILGGSILILLGVKILLEGLGILVL; encoded by the coding sequence ATGGATATTCTATCAACTTTATTAATTGCAATTGCATTGGCAATGGATGCATTTAGTGTTTCACTAACAAAAGGATTCATGTTAAAGAAGATAACTAAAATCCAAGCATTATGGTATGCAATATTCTTTGGAGGATTCCAATCATTAATGCCCATTCTTGGATGGCTAGGGGGAATCCAATTAGAATGGCTTATCACAACCTTTGCTCCATGGATTGCATTTATTTTACTTTTACTTATTGGTTCAAATATGATTAGAGAAAGTTTCTCTAATGAGGAAGAATCAGAAGAAAATTCCGATAAGTTTTCATTTAAAGAATTGACTTTACTTGCAATAGCTACAAGTATCGATGCATTTGCAGTTGGAATAACTTATGCAGTATTAAAAACAGATATTCTAATTCCAATAACAATGATTGGAATTGTAGCATTTATATTTACAATAATTGGACTTTATTTAGGTAAAAAAATAGGAAATTACTTTGGAGATAAGTTTGAAATACTTGGAGGATCAATTTTAATTTTGCTTGGAGTAAAAATCCTTTTAGAAGGGCTAGGGATTTTAGTTTTATAA
- a CDS encoding carbon-nitrogen hydrolase family protein, producing the protein MNIIKIALCQMNVVDNKEKNIKKAIQMIKESKKQGADLAVLPEMFNCPYENEKFIEYAEEIENSESLKEIAKLAKEESIHVLAGSIPELEINNLNNSKAIYNTSVFIDNNGKFLGKHRKMHLFDIDVKDKIYFKESDTLSAGCEFTIIKTDFARIGIGICYDIRFLELSRIMALNGAEILIFPGAFNLTTGPAHWETLFKSRALDNQVYTIGVAPALDKDANYNSFGHSIAVNPWGNVIEELDYDEDLRIVKVDLDEIEKIREEIPVLKNRRTDLYEIKEK; encoded by the coding sequence ATGAATATAATTAAGATTGCTCTTTGTCAAATGAATGTAGTTGATAATAAAGAAAAAAATATAAAAAAAGCAATTCAAATGATTAAAGAATCTAAAAAACAAGGAGCAGATTTAGCTGTTCTTCCAGAGATGTTTAACTGTCCTTATGAAAATGAAAAATTCATTGAATATGCTGAAGAAATAGAAAATAGTGAATCATTAAAAGAAATAGCTAAACTTGCAAAAGAAGAAAGTATTCATGTTTTAGCAGGATCTATACCTGAACTTGAAATAAATAATCTCAATAACAGCAAAGCTATTTACAATACATCAGTGTTTATAGACAATAATGGAAAGTTCTTAGGAAAACATAGAAAAATGCATCTATTTGATATTGATGTTAAAGATAAAATTTATTTTAAAGAGTCTGATACTTTAAGTGCAGGATGCGAATTTACAATAATAAAAACAGATTTTGCTAGAATTGGAATTGGAATTTGCTATGACATACGTTTTCTAGAATTATCTAGAATAATGGCACTTAATGGTGCAGAGATATTAATTTTCCCAGGAGCATTTAATTTAACAACAGGTCCTGCACATTGGGAAACATTATTCAAATCAAGAGCATTAGATAATCAAGTATATACAATTGGAGTAGCTCCTGCTTTAGATAAAGATGCAAATTATAATTCTTTCGGACATTCAATAGCTGTTAACCCATGGGGAAATGTAATCGAAGAACTAGATTATGATGAAGATTTAAGAATTGTTAAAGTAGATTTAGATGAAATAGAAAAAATTAGAGAAGAAATTCCAGTTTTAAAAAATAGACGAACTGATTTATACGAAATAAAAGAAAAATAA
- a CDS encoding amidohydrolase family protein, giving the protein MQKVINSHCHIYPQKIVARAVEGIGDFYNLPMSLNGTVDDLIKDGSKVGVVHYLVHSVATTHKQVKSINEFIGDEIKAHPDIFTGFGTLHPDSEDIEGDLDYLIELGLKGVKVHPDFQRFALNEERAFKMGEAISERELPIMVHCGDFRYNYSNPKQLKPFLDEFPDLLVIGAHFAGWSVWEEARKKLAGTPNLIVDLSSSLYALSPEAAKDLIHAYGVDKVLWATDFPMWESESEMEMFNKIDLSDEERNLILYKNASKLLGLKE; this is encoded by the coding sequence ATGCAAAAAGTAATTAATTCACATTGTCATATTTATCCTCAAAAGATTGTGGCAAGAGCTGTTGAGGGAATTGGTGATTTTTATAACCTTCCTATGTCTTTAAATGGAACTGTGGATGATTTAATCAAAGATGGTAGCAAAGTAGGAGTTGTACATTATCTTGTTCACTCAGTTGCAACAACTCATAAACAAGTTAAATCTATTAATGAATTTATTGGTGATGAGATTAAGGCTCATCCAGATATTTTCACTGGTTTTGGAACGCTTCATCCTGATAGTGAAGATATTGAAGGAGATTTAGATTATCTGATTGAATTAGGCTTAAAAGGTGTTAAAGTTCACCCAGATTTCCAACGATTTGCTTTAAACGAAGAAAGAGCATTTAAAATGGGAGAGGCTATAAGTGAAAGAGAATTGCCTATAATGGTTCATTGTGGTGATTTCAGATATAATTATTCTAACCCTAAACAATTGAAACCCTTCCTTGATGAGTTTCCAGATCTTTTAGTTATTGGGGCTCATTTTGCAGGTTGGAGTGTATGGGAGGAAGCCAGAAAAAAATTAGCAGGAACTCCTAATTTAATTGTAGATTTAAGTTCAAGTTTGTATGCTTTATCTCCAGAGGCTGCAAAGGATTTAATTCATGCATATGGTGTAGATAAAGTATTATGGGCTACTGATTTTCCGATGTGGGAATCTGAAAGTGAGATGGAAATGTTTAATAAAATTGATTTAAGTGATGAAGAGAGAAATTTAATTCTTTATAAAAATGCCTCAAAGCTTTTAGGTTTAAAAGAATAA
- a CDS encoding DUF5750 family protein gives MLSVKVEDYGVTDDEMHYVTYRVSGLSDGELEFLTNNLEGETILEDDSLLLNIFYSKKFFPFASDDAHFKLEDFVKREEIEMTYFIASFLEDMK, from the coding sequence ATGTTAAGTGTTAAAGTTGAAGATTATGGTGTAACTGATGATGAAATGCACTATGTAACTTATAGGGTATCTGGTTTAAGTGATGGAGAGTTGGAATTTTTAACAAATAATCTAGAGGGAGAAACTATTTTAGAAGATGATTCTTTACTCCTTAATATTTTTTATTCTAAAAAATTCTTCCCATTTGCCTCAGATGATGCACATTTTAAACTTGAAGACTTTGTAAAAAGAGAAGAAATCGAAATGACTTATTTTATAGCAAGTTTCTTAGAAGACATGAAATAA
- a CDS encoding HEAT repeat domain-containing protein, which translates to MVEKLSIEEAVEALKDEDASNRKLAIKSLERVNDERIVEPLIEATKDDNAQVRFGAAEILGDIGDSAVDKLIEEFNKESGSNKRFLTVALQKTGSEKAIDSFAEALSDEDFGVRKVAVRALGELRAKDKIDAIAECINDEDGGVRTAAIFALGDIASEESIKIIKDARRREKDKDFKKYCNKAIKKAEKIIKSGGKIKISKGQPMSTIKEMEKTDIEAAIKAYEVHVKEGSTSDAPYKRLATLYRKTNDYDNEVRILKIAIETLSKEKPEKEAWFKKRLDKMI; encoded by the coding sequence ATGGTTGAAAAATTATCAATTGAAGAAGCTGTTGAAGCATTGAAAGATGAAGATGCATCTAATAGGAAATTAGCTATTAAAAGTTTAGAAAGAGTAAATGATGAGAGGATTGTTGAACCTTTAATTGAAGCTACTAAAGATGATAATGCTCAAGTAAGATTTGGAGCTGCAGAGATACTTGGTGATATTGGTGATTCTGCAGTAGACAAATTAATTGAAGAATTCAATAAAGAATCCGGATCTAATAAACGTTTTTTAACAGTTGCACTTCAAAAAACTGGCAGTGAAAAAGCTATTGATTCATTTGCTGAGGCATTATCAGATGAGGACTTTGGTGTTCGTAAAGTAGCTGTTAGAGCTCTTGGAGAACTTAGAGCAAAAGATAAAATTGATGCTATTGCAGAATGTATTAATGATGAAGATGGTGGAGTTAGAACTGCAGCTATTTTTGCACTGGGAGATATTGCTAGTGAAGAATCTATTAAAATAATTAAAGATGCAAGGCGTAGAGAAAAAGATAAGGACTTTAAAAAGTACTGTAATAAAGCTATTAAAAAAGCTGAAAAGATTATTAAGTCAGGTGGAAAAATAAAGATTTCTAAAGGGCAACCAATGAGCACTATTAAAGAAATGGAAAAAACTGATATTGAAGCAGCTATTAAAGCTTATGAAGTTCATGTAAAAGAGGGCAGTACTAGTGATGCTCCTTATAAACGTTTAGCAACCTTATATCGCAAAACAAATGATTATGATAATGAAGTAAGAATTTTAAAAATAGCTATTGAGACATTATCTAAAGAAAAACCAGAAAAAGAAGCTTGGTTCAAGAAGAGATTAGATAAAATGATTTAA
- the nucS gene encoding endonuclease NucS, translating into MKYKILENPNYEETYDLIEEGLKKKATILLFACCRVSYEGRSLSELDYGERIIMMKPDGCFLIHQDNKVDPVNWQPPKSRPRAYIKDEILFLESHRRSPPERIEVEIKKVHYANYNLIEDYEELERAGYEKDMGDMIWDKPHIIEEGFRPTVREYATEHGFIDILGKDSKGNLMVLELKSRKAGITAVKQIRRYLTDFENKENSEIKAKNGQKQKIRGLLVAPSIGDDALELLEEEGIEFVSVEPPRELKKDKRVTLDSFG; encoded by the coding sequence ATGAAATATAAAATTTTAGAAAATCCTAATTATGAAGAAACTTATGACTTAATCGAAGAAGGCCTTAAAAAGAAAGCAACCATATTACTTTTTGCATGTTGTAGAGTTAGCTATGAAGGTCGTTCATTAAGCGAACTTGATTATGGAGAGAGAATAATAATGATGAAACCTGATGGATGCTTTTTAATCCATCAAGATAATAAAGTAGATCCAGTTAATTGGCAACCTCCTAAATCAAGGCCAAGAGCTTATATTAAAGATGAAATACTATTTTTAGAAAGTCATAGACGTAGCCCTCCTGAACGAATAGAGGTTGAAATTAAAAAAGTCCATTATGCTAATTATAATTTAATTGAAGATTATGAAGAGCTTGAAAGAGCAGGGTATGAAAAAGATATGGGAGATATGATTTGGGATAAACCCCATATAATTGAAGAAGGATTCAGACCAACTGTAAGAGAATATGCAACCGAACATGGTTTTATAGATATACTTGGTAAAGACTCCAAAGGAAACTTAATGGTTTTAGAATTAAAATCACGTAAAGCAGGAATCACCGCAGTTAAACAAATTAGAAGATATTTAACTGACTTTGAAAATAAAGAAAATTCAGAAATTAAAGCTAAAAATGGGCAAAAACAAAAAATCAGAGGTTTACTTGTAGCACCTTCAATTGGTGATGATGCACTTGAACTTTTAGAAGAGGAGGGGATAGAATTTGTATCTGTAGAACCTCCAAGAGAACTTAAAAAAGATAAAAGAGTAACTTTAGACTCTTTTGGATAA
- a CDS encoding mechanosensitive ion channel family protein, producing the protein MLDYNYKILEILVNLFNIENIVYILLIIIGGLIVIRLGDKILSKIEHKFDLNLTAHYLLKDLLKYTVIILAIAWILHVLGINLESIIISLGVVGVAIGFASKDIVSNFISGIFVISDKKIQIGEVIEVNGFKGTIKKIGFRNTTMITQENYEINIPNSLLSTNPYKIYPPAEEYKLRLLVTLPNGMSIGEFKKNLDDTMYSYNWINKEKESKIFAKEFNEKGSLVELNYWVNKYKYIVCGKITILENINKLFDEYNKK; encoded by the coding sequence ATGTTGGATTATAACTATAAGATATTAGAAATATTAGTAAATCTTTTTAATATTGAAAATATAGTATATATTTTACTAATTATAATTGGGGGACTTATTGTAATAAGATTAGGAGACAAAATTCTTAGTAAAATAGAACATAAATTTGACTTGAATCTCACTGCCCATTATTTACTTAAAGATTTACTAAAATACACCGTTATTATCCTAGCTATTGCATGGATATTACATGTACTTGGAATTAATTTAGAAAGTATTATAATTAGTTTGGGAGTTGTAGGTGTTGCAATAGGTTTTGCTTCTAAAGATATTGTTTCCAACTTTATTTCAGGAATTTTTGTAATTAGTGATAAAAAAATTCAAATTGGAGAAGTAATTGAAGTTAATGGATTTAAAGGAACAATAAAAAAGATTGGATTTAGAAATACAACCATGATAACCCAAGAAAATTATGAAATAAATATTCCTAATTCTCTCTTGTCTACAAATCCTTATAAAATTTATCCCCCAGCTGAGGAATATAAATTAAGACTACTTGTAACTTTACCTAATGGAATGAGTATAGGAGAGTTTAAAAAGAATCTTGATGATACAATGTATTCATACAATTGGATAAATAAAGAGAAGGAAAGTAAAATTTTTGCAAAGGAATTTAATGAAAAGGGATCTCTAGTAGAACTAAACTACTGGGTAAATAAATACAAATACATAGTCTGTGGAAAAATAACGATTTTAGAAAATATCAATAAATTATTTGATGAATATAATAAAAAATAG
- a CDS encoding alpha/beta fold hydrolase: MFDVESIEAEYFTLDEFKFKNGEVLKDAEVEYISFGTPHYDDNGLISNALIYFHGSSGNCYSVRRISEDMGPGEIFDTDKFFFISVSALGCPNSSSPSTSGLMNKFPEYLVEDMVNFQKQFLEEKFGITYVKGLIGNSMGGFEVLTWGCIYPDSVDFIISLVSSFKVGGHNYALSKIMNNILESDPDYNGGAYDLPISNSLKRSLKLSSDAIYCYGLSREEYRNNMTNEEIRQAMDEFAEEILEEDVNDLIYMNNSSLDYDLTEKLKDITAKVLIIAINQDQYFPPNLDAIPMSKMIKNNKLLIFDSCMGHVGSNELYKIKHDLEEFIKEFRDD, translated from the coding sequence ATGTTTGATGTAGAAAGTATTGAAGCAGAGTATTTTACTTTAGATGAATTTAAATTTAAAAACGGTGAAGTTTTAAAAGATGCTGAAGTGGAGTATATAAGTTTTGGAACTCCCCACTATGATGATAATGGACTAATTTCTAATGCATTAATTTATTTCCATGGTTCTAGTGGTAATTGTTATTCTGTTAGGCGTATATCTGAAGATATGGGGCCTGGAGAAATATTTGACACAGATAAATTCTTTTTTATTTCAGTAAGTGCTCTTGGTTGTCCAAATTCATCAAGTCCCTCTACAAGTGGGCTAATGAATAAGTTTCCAGAATATCTTGTAGAAGATATGGTAAACTTTCAAAAACAGTTTTTAGAAGAAAAGTTTGGAATCACCTATGTGAAAGGCCTTATTGGAAACTCTATGGGGGGATTTGAAGTATTAACTTGGGGATGCATATATCCTGATTCTGTTGACTTTATCATTTCTCTTGTAAGTAGTTTTAAAGTAGGTGGGCATAATTATGCTTTATCTAAAATAATGAACAATATTTTAGAGTCAGATCCAGATTATAATGGTGGAGCTTATGATTTGCCTATTTCCAACTCATTAAAGAGAAGTCTAAAACTTTCTTCAGATGCAATCTATTGTTACGGCCTTTCAAGAGAAGAATATCGCAATAATATGACTAATGAAGAAATTAGACAAGCTATGGATGAATTTGCAGAGGAAATTTTAGAAGAAGATGTAAATGATTTGATTTATATGAATAATTCTTCCTTAGATTATGATTTAACAGAGAAGCTAAAGGATATTACTGCAAAGGTATTGATAATAGCTATTAATCAAGACCAATACTTCCCACCAAATTTAGATGCAATTCCAATGAGTAAAATGATTAAAAATAATAAATTACTTATTTTTGATTCTTGTATGGGTCATGTAGGTTCAAATGAATTGTATAAAATAAAACATGATTTAGAAGAGTTTATTAAAGAGTTTAGAGATGACTAA
- a CDS encoding zinc ribbon domain-containing protein has product MVKYCQECGNSSYDSAPICGNCGAKLPPKSEANSRPPKLDGITKQKAVVKDREESIFSGKSSSFGKRLSKKLGSFDLTKFSNTTKEKKAKESAIETQKTSKLSFSRTATEGFKHKDTGIKDPAKKFSTQKTEEKTKKIKKETPKKDSKKQEVPKKDKVKPKIIKKSEKTSGSSLNLRKIGIAAIIIIIILLIAGIGLNGIQNQTTDEVKNYTDGIISFDYSGNWSMYNNTNQNSNSSDIAFKTKDNTLIGFTTIQSDDITYEKILSDVNTTAHSLNGELVEYKNVDVGGVPSLEMTISTADQGYSRYICTLRDGVYYSFVINNGKSSNSNITALNTTEIQNMINSISFPTTNREGVDGAEIA; this is encoded by the coding sequence TTGGTAAAATATTGTCAAGAGTGTGGAAATTCAAGTTATGACAGTGCACCAATTTGTGGAAACTGTGGTGCTAAACTGCCTCCAAAATCCGAAGCAAACTCTAGACCCCCTAAATTAGATGGAATAACTAAACAAAAAGCAGTAGTGAAAGATAGAGAAGAATCAATTTTCTCTGGTAAATCAAGTAGCTTTGGTAAAAGATTATCTAAAAAATTAGGTAGCTTCGATTTAACTAAATTTAGCAATACTACTAAAGAGAAAAAAGCAAAAGAAAGTGCTATAGAAACTCAAAAAACTTCAAAGCTTTCTTTTAGTAGAACTGCAACTGAAGGTTTTAAACATAAGGATACTGGAATAAAAGATCCTGCTAAAAAATTCAGCACTCAAAAAACTGAAGAAAAAACTAAGAAAATTAAAAAAGAAACTCCTAAAAAAGATAGTAAAAAGCAAGAAGTTCCTAAAAAAGATAAAGTTAAGCCAAAAATAATTAAAAAATCAGAAAAAACAAGTGGTTCAAGCTTAAATCTTAGAAAAATTGGAATTGCTGCAATAATCATAATAATTATTCTTTTAATCGCAGGAATTGGACTTAATGGAATCCAAAACCAAACAACAGATGAGGTAAAAAATTATACTGATGGCATAATTAGTTTTGATTATTCTGGAAATTGGTCTATGTATAATAATACTAATCAAAATAGTAATTCCAGCGATATTGCATTTAAAACTAAAGACAATACATTAATTGGATTTACTACAATTCAAAGCGACGATATCACATATGAAAAAATATTAAGTGATGTTAATACAACTGCACACTCATTAAATGGAGAACTTGTAGAGTATAAAAACGTTGATGTCGGTGGTGTTCCATCTTTAGAAATGACAATAAGTACTGCAGATCAAGGATATTCAAGATATATCTGTACTTTACGTGATGGTGTATACTATAGCTTTGTTATTAACAATGGAAAATCATCTAATAGCAATATAACTGCTTTAAATACAACTGAAATTCAAAACATGATTAATAGTATTAGTTTCCCAACAACTAACCGTGAAGGAGTAGATGGTGCTGAAATAGCTTAA
- the nadA gene encoding quinolinate synthase NadA has protein sequence MTSELQKEIIQLKEEKNAIILAHNYQPKEIQEMADFLGDSLELCIKAKEVDDKEIIVFCGVDFMAETAYILNPDKKVLIPDLEAECPMAHMLTGKQVKEAKEKYPDAAVCLYVNSLGEAKAEADILCTSGNAKKVVESIEEDTILFGPDNNLGEFVQPFTNKKIIPIPGDGHCYVHKLFHKEDIEDARKKYPNADIIIHPESNKDVQELADYVLSTGGMLSHIKDSPNDEFVIGTEVDLITRLKSEFPDKTYYPLLEGAICKTMKLHTLEKLRDCLKNEKPAITVPEEIAEKSINAVERMLEVSK, from the coding sequence ATGACAAGTGAATTACAGAAAGAAATTATTCAATTAAAAGAGGAAAAAAATGCAATCATCCTCGCACATAACTACCAACCCAAAGAAATTCAAGAAATGGCTGATTTTCTTGGAGACTCATTAGAATTATGTATAAAAGCTAAGGAAGTAGATGATAAAGAAATTATTGTCTTCTGTGGCGTAGACTTTATGGCAGAAACTGCATATATATTAAACCCCGATAAAAAGGTTTTAATTCCAGATTTAGAAGCAGAATGTCCTATGGCACATATGCTTACTGGAAAACAAGTAAAAGAAGCTAAAGAAAAGTATCCTGATGCTGCAGTTTGTTTATATGTAAATAGTCTTGGTGAAGCAAAAGCAGAAGCAGATATCCTTTGTACATCAGGAAATGCTAAAAAGGTTGTTGAAAGTATAGAGGAAGATACAATTCTTTTTGGGCCAGATAACAATCTTGGAGAATTTGTACAGCCATTTACTAATAAAAAGATCATTCCAATTCCAGGTGATGGACACTGCTATGTACACAAATTATTCCACAAGGAGGACATAGAAGATGCAAGGAAAAAATATCCAAATGCAGATATTATAATTCACCCCGAATCTAATAAAGATGTGCAAGAACTAGCAGATTACGTTTTAAGTACTGGTGGAATGTTATCTCATATAAAAGATAGTCCAAATGATGAATTTGTTATTGGAACCGAAGTAGATTTAATTACAAGGCTTAAATCTGAGTTTCCTGATAAAACTTACTATCCATTACTTGAAGGGGCAATTTGTAAAACAATGAAACTTCATACACTTGAAAAACTAAGAGACTGTCTTAAAAATGAGAAGCCAGCTATTACTGTTCCAGAAGAAATAGCTGAAAAATCAATTAATGCAGTAGAGAGAATGCTTGAGGTATCTAAATAA
- the rnz gene encoding ribonuclease Z: MEITFLGTSSAVPSKYRNHAGIILKYFKDTMLFDCGEGTQRQLTYAKISPMKIDKIFLSHYHGDHILGLAGLIQSMGFRGRTEDLNIYGPKGLEKLINVVSNYGFFKIDFNINIHEIGEGIVIETDEYIIRSIIAEHNVDNIAYSIYEKKKPRFLREKAIELGVPVGPSFGKLHNGEEVEINGKIIKPEQVLGEPRIGKKITYSGDTRPCEKMVELACDSDVLIHEATYEDKDKDKAIEHCHSTSKEAAEIAKLANVKLLVLTHISSRYTTDLNIKNEAKEIFENTAVADDFMEIKIEKDKAKIRFRKLLSLNEEQA; encoded by the coding sequence ATGGAAATTACATTTTTAGGAACTTCATCTGCTGTACCTTCAAAATATAGAAATCATGCAGGAATTATTTTAAAATATTTTAAAGATACAATGCTCTTCGATTGTGGTGAAGGAACACAAAGGCAATTAACTTATGCTAAAATAAGTCCAATGAAAATAGATAAAATATTTTTAAGCCATTACCATGGAGATCATATTCTAGGTTTAGCAGGCCTTATTCAATCGATGGGTTTTAGGGGAAGAACTGAGGATTTAAATATCTATGGGCCAAAAGGACTAGAAAAATTAATTAATGTGGTTTCTAACTATGGATTTTTCAAAATTGATTTTAATATTAATATTCATGAAATTGGAGAGGGAATAGTTATAGAAACTGATGAATATATCATCAGGTCAATTATTGCAGAACATAATGTTGATAATATTGCATATTCCATCTATGAAAAGAAAAAACCTCGTTTCTTAAGGGAAAAAGCTATTGAACTTGGAGTTCCAGTAGGCCCTTCCTTTGGAAAGCTCCATAATGGGGAAGAAGTAGAAATTAATGGAAAAATAATAAAACCTGAGCAGGTATTAGGAGAACCTAGAATTGGCAAAAAAATTACATACTCTGGAGATACAAGGCCCTGTGAGAAGATGGTTGAACTTGCTTGTGATAGTGATGTTTTAATTCATGAAGCAACTTATGAGGATAAAGATAAAGATAAAGCTATTGAACATTGCCATTCCACTTCAAAAGAAGCTGCAGAAATAGCTAAATTAGCAAATGTTAAATTATTAGTATTGACACATATAAGTAGTCGATATACAACAGATTTAAATATAAAAAACGAAGCAAAAGAAATATTTGAAAATACTGCTGTTGCAGATGATTTTATGGAAATTAAGATAGAAAAAGATAAAGCTAAAATAAGATTTAGAAAATTATTAAGCTTAAATGAAGAACAAGCATAA